From a region of the Tachypleus tridentatus isolate NWPU-2018 chromosome 1, ASM421037v1, whole genome shotgun sequence genome:
- the LOC143223597 gene encoding agrin-like, translated as MALENTRIWIILGHQDHAATNGAPLSELNLDQPLYVGGFRNLSSLNKYSGIFKRFNGAIQRIIVNGEIWDNLFDKATDSVGVSTYTGAPCAEGICLNEGICVPVLNEFTCRCPTKFIGLQCEKSLVKEDKNRPVSFNGKTYFSFPNRISRSEGLSLEAMETGVKGQRKNNFQVRFQTTKNHGLLLWLNKGATIYDDYLSLAVVNGFLEFSFNLGKQRHLLVIRSLSKVDDGVWHTAYIERRERVGTLRVDDGPLVSASSEPGANELNTDGVLWLGGSLGLPTGLPEQYYSGFNGCIESVLVDGDPLYIIMHGSGAVEFCDKS; from the exons GCACCACTAAGTGAATTGAATCTCGATCAGCCTTTGTATGTGGGTGGGTTTAGAAATCTGTCTTCCCTGAATAAATATTCTGGCATATTTAAGAGATTCAACGGTGCTATCCAGCGAATTATTGTAAACGGGGAAATATGGGATAACTTATTCGATAAGGCAACAGACTCGGTTGGAGTGAGTACATACACTGGAGCACCATGTGCAGAAGGGATATGTTTGAATGAAGGAATCTGTGTCCCCGTGCTGAACGAATTCACGTGCCGATGTCCCACGAAATTTATTGGTCTTCAGTGTGAAAAAA GTTTGGTGAAAGAAGACAAAAACAGACCAGTATCTTTTAATGGGAAAACGTATTTCAGCTTTCCCAACAGAATATCTAGgag TGAAGGCCTGTCGCTGGAAGCAATGGAGACAGG AGTTAAAGGTCAACGAAAGAACAACTTTCAGGTCAGGTTTCAGACTACAAAAAACCACGGGCTGTTGTTGTGGTTAAATAAGGGGGCGACAATATATGATGACTACCTTTCCCTAGCCGTTGTGAACGGTTTTCTGGAATTTAGCTTCAACCTTGGAAAACAGCGCCATCTTTTGGTAATACGAAGTTTAAGTAAAGTAGATGACGGTGTGTGGCACACAGCCTATATCGAAAG AAGGGAAAGAGTAGGAACACTTCGAGTAGACGACGGCCCCCTAGTGAGTGCTTCCTCAGAACCTGGAGCGAACGAACTCAATACTGATGGAGTTCTCTGGCTAG GTGGTTCTCTTGGACTTCCAACCGGACTTCCCGAGCAGTACTATTCCGGTTTTAATGGTTGTATAGAATCAGTACTAGTAGATGGAGACCCACTATATATTATTATGCATGGGTCTGGCGCCGTTGAGTTTTGTGACAAATCATGA